Proteins encoded within one genomic window of Candidatus Binatia bacterium:
- the lysA gene encoding diaminopimelate decarboxylase — translation MPVRWFETLDLEGIAAKVGTPFFLYHAETLRERARRIRNIAPEPGVRARYAMKACSLHVVLRALREADLWIDAVSGNEVLRAKAAGFPAGAEPPVILLTSDVFRDNSLDVVLRERILPNVGSPGMLSELARSGYRGPVGFRVNPGFGHGHVEACDTGGPSSKHGIWYEDAPRWRHEAERLGLRVTLLHAHVGTGPEFEEFYRNMHRLADLFESMLDEFPDVEAVNFGGGIPYPYRPGVPEFDLAPFGELLARARARCSERTKRDIRVEIEPGRYLVAPAAVLVARVRDVKETRENEKGPGHLFTMVDAGFCDLVRPAMYGSYHHMTIPGNPNPPERTAVAGPLCESGDVFTRDLHELLEPRELPRPRPGDLLVLHDAGAYGEAMSSNYNSIGRAARVWVENGASYLAGRRESFEDLVRTECFERL, via the coding sequence ATGCCCGTCCGCTGGTTCGAGACGCTCGACCTCGAAGGAATCGCGGCCAAGGTCGGGACGCCTTTTTTCCTCTACCACGCCGAGACCTTGCGCGAGCGCGCCCGGCGCATCCGAAACATCGCCCCGGAACCCGGAGTCCGGGCACGCTACGCGATGAAGGCCTGCTCGCTCCACGTCGTGCTCCGGGCGCTGCGGGAGGCGGACCTCTGGATCGACGCCGTGTCCGGGAACGAGGTTCTTCGCGCCAAGGCGGCTGGCTTCCCCGCGGGCGCCGAGCCCCCCGTGATCCTCCTCACGTCGGATGTCTTCCGGGACAACTCCCTCGACGTCGTCCTTCGCGAGCGCATCCTTCCGAACGTGGGGTCGCCCGGGATGCTTTCCGAGCTCGCTCGCTCGGGTTACCGGGGTCCCGTGGGGTTCCGGGTCAACCCCGGCTTCGGACACGGGCACGTGGAGGCCTGCGACACGGGCGGGCCCAGCTCGAAGCACGGCATCTGGTACGAGGACGCCCCACGCTGGCGACACGAAGCCGAACGGCTCGGGCTCCGGGTCACGCTGCTCCACGCCCACGTCGGCACAGGCCCCGAATTCGAGGAGTTCTACCGCAACATGCACCGGCTCGCCGACCTCTTCGAGTCGATGCTCGACGAGTTTCCCGACGTCGAAGCCGTCAACTTCGGCGGGGGCATCCCCTACCCCTACCGGCCGGGCGTGCCCGAGTTCGACCTCGCACCGTTCGGAGAGCTTCTGGCCCGGGCTCGGGCGCGCTGCAGCGAGCGGACAAAGAGAGACATTCGCGTCGAAATCGAGCCCGGTCGTTACCTGGTCGCACCGGCCGCCGTGCTCGTCGCGCGCGTGAGGGACGTCAAAGAAACGCGCGAGAACGAAAAAGGACCCGGGCACCTCTTCACGATGGTGGACGCGGGCTTCTGCGACCTGGTCCGCCCGGCCATGTACGGGTCCTACCACCACATGACGATCCCGGGGAATCCGAATCCGCCCGAGCGGACCGCCGTGGCGGGACCGCTTTGCGAGTCGGGAGACGTCTTCACCCGCGACCTCCACGAGCTTCTCGAACCCCGGGAACTTCCGCGCCCGCGACCGGGCGACCTGCTCGTGCTCCACGACGCCGGAGCCTACGGCGAAGCCATGAGCTCGAACTACAACTCGATCGGGCGCGCGGCCCGCGTCTGGGTCGAGAACGGAGCGTCCTACCTCGCCGGGCGGCGGGAGAGCTTCGAAGACCTCGTCCGCACCGAGTGCTTCGAGCGACTCTAG
- the engB gene encoding putative GTP-binding protein EngB — protein MAVRLLASAPLPEAFPSHRWPEFAFAGRSNVGKSALLNRLAGAKIARVSKTPGRTQAIHFFVVDERWVLADLPGYGFAKVPESVRRGWKDLVEAYFRNRPQLRAALLLVDPRRGVGEDERMLLDFFAAHELPVVLVYTKVDKLRRAERSALCRALPGTLGVFPTSARTGEGVPELRRELGRLVHGDEP, from the coding sequence ATGGCGGTTCGCCTCCTGGCCTCCGCCCCCCTCCCCGAAGCCTTCCCGTCGCACCGCTGGCCCGAGTTCGCGTTCGCCGGCCGCTCCAACGTGGGAAAGTCCGCGCTGCTGAACCGCCTCGCCGGCGCGAAAATCGCACGCGTGAGCAAGACCCCCGGCCGAACGCAGGCGATCCACTTTTTCGTGGTCGACGAACGATGGGTGCTCGCCGATCTTCCCGGGTACGGCTTCGCGAAGGTGCCGGAGTCGGTGCGGCGCGGTTGGAAAGATCTCGTCGAGGCCTACTTCCGGAACCGCCCGCAACTGCGTGCCGCTCTTCTGCTCGTGGACCCCCGGCGCGGGGTGGGCGAGGACGAGCGCATGCTGCTCGACTTCTTCGCCGCGCACGAGCTTCCGGTCGTCCTCGTCTACACGAAGGTCGACAAGCTTCGGCGGGCCGAAAGGAGTGCCCTCTGCCGCGCCCTCCCGGGGACGCTCGGCGTTTTCCCGACTTCGGCTCGGACCGGCGAAGGTGTTCCCGAGCTGCGTCGGGAACTCGGCCGGCTCGTGCACGGGGACGAACCCTGA
- a CDS encoding molybdenum cofactor biosynthesis protein → MREKTAALVVIGNEILSGKVVDTNSSFLAQELRKLGVALRRITVVPDEPEEIAEAIRAVYRTHDVVFTSGGVGPTHDDVTIEGIARGLGRKVVRHPEMERMLREFFGEKVNDARLKMAEIPEGAELLFDGGMNFPTLVVENIYILPGIPELFRAKFLAIKDRFAVDPYYMRVVYTGEPESSIAEALNATQAAFPELLLGSYPKLDADYRVRITLESKDPEYLERAFRHLLETLPPGSVLRTE, encoded by the coding sequence GTGCGCGAGAAGACCGCGGCGCTGGTCGTCATCGGAAACGAGATCCTCTCGGGGAAGGTCGTCGACACGAATTCTTCGTTTCTCGCGCAGGAGCTGCGGAAGCTCGGCGTGGCGCTCCGGCGGATCACGGTGGTGCCGGACGAGCCCGAGGAGATCGCCGAGGCGATTCGCGCCGTCTACAGGACGCACGACGTGGTGTTCACCTCGGGAGGGGTGGGGCCCACGCACGACGACGTCACGATCGAGGGCATCGCCCGGGGGCTCGGCCGGAAGGTCGTGCGGCATCCCGAGATGGAGCGCATGCTGCGGGAGTTCTTCGGCGAGAAGGTGAACGACGCGCGGCTCAAGATGGCGGAGATTCCCGAAGGGGCCGAGCTCCTTTTCGACGGCGGGATGAACTTCCCGACGCTCGTGGTCGAGAACATCTACATCCTGCCCGGCATCCCCGAGCTTTTCCGGGCCAAGTTCCTGGCCATCAAGGACCGCTTCGCCGTGGACCCGTACTACATGCGGGTCGTCTACACCGGCGAGCCCGAGAGCTCGATCGCCGAGGCGCTCAACGCCACGCAGGCGGCCTTTCCCGAACTTCTCCTCGGTTCCTACCCGAAGCTCGACGCCGACTACCGCGTGCGCATCACGCTCGAGTCCAAGGATCCCGAATACCTGGAGCGGGCTTTCCGGCACCTGCTCGAGACGTTGCCACCCGGTTCCGTGCTCCGGACCGAGTGA
- a CDS encoding acetolactate synthase: MANMHGGRVVAKALAAENVPFVFTLCGGHVMPIYDGCLDEGIRVIDVRHEQTAAHAADGWAKVTGSPGVAVVTAGPGLTDAVTGVANAHRANVPMIVIGGQGPRPFADMGSLQDMNHVELMRPITKWATSVPEGRRLAEYVAMAFRKATTGLPGPVFLEMPIDQLFAQYDEADVVFPKQYRTEAGIAGDPRYVERAFELLRRAQKPVVLVGTQLRWSRRREAYPEFVETFGMPVYVNGLGRGSLPPDSPYFFSLTRKDALRQADVVLIFGTPLDFRLGYGRETHINPRAKLVQVDLDGAEIGRNRAVEVGIVGDTGLVMEQLTECARANGFSKELVRPWLSELREKENEKRERMRPELESDAVPINPLRLCHEIDRMLDRNSIVVGDGGDFVATAASVLRIYQQGHWLDPGPLGTLGVGPGYAMAAKLAKPESTVVIVYGDGSFGLHGLEFEAMVRQKIPVVGIVGNDAAWMQILRGQVQLYGEERAVATRLDYTRYDRVVEALGGHGEYVERPDEIRPALERAFSAGKPALVNVKIGRSDFRKDAISI, encoded by the coding sequence ATGGCGAACATGCACGGCGGCCGCGTCGTCGCGAAAGCGCTCGCAGCGGAGAACGTCCCCTTCGTGTTCACTCTCTGCGGCGGTCACGTGATGCCCATCTACGACGGGTGCCTCGACGAGGGGATCCGCGTGATCGACGTCCGCCACGAGCAAACGGCGGCGCACGCGGCCGACGGCTGGGCCAAGGTGACGGGGTCGCCGGGCGTGGCGGTGGTGACGGCGGGTCCCGGGCTCACCGACGCCGTGACCGGCGTCGCGAACGCGCACCGGGCGAACGTTCCCATGATCGTGATCGGCGGCCAGGGGCCGCGGCCCTTCGCCGACATGGGCTCGCTCCAGGACATGAACCACGTCGAGCTCATGCGGCCCATCACCAAGTGGGCGACTTCCGTACCCGAGGGGCGCCGGCTCGCCGAGTACGTGGCCATGGCCTTCCGGAAGGCCACGACGGGGCTCCCGGGCCCCGTGTTTCTCGAGATGCCGATCGACCAGCTTTTCGCACAGTACGACGAGGCGGACGTCGTGTTCCCGAAGCAGTACCGGACCGAGGCCGGCATCGCCGGCGATCCGCGTTACGTCGAGCGGGCGTTCGAACTCCTCCGGCGGGCGCAGAAGCCCGTGGTGCTCGTGGGAACCCAGCTCCGCTGGTCGCGCCGGAGGGAAGCGTACCCCGAGTTCGTCGAGACGTTCGGGATGCCCGTGTACGTGAACGGTCTCGGGCGCGGATCGCTGCCGCCGGACAGCCCCTACTTCTTTTCCCTCACCCGAAAGGACGCCCTTCGCCAGGCCGACGTCGTCCTGATCTTCGGGACGCCGCTCGACTTCCGTCTGGGCTACGGGCGCGAGACGCACATCAACCCCCGGGCGAAGCTCGTCCAGGTCGATCTCGACGGGGCCGAAATCGGACGGAACCGGGCCGTGGAGGTGGGAATCGTGGGCGACACGGGCCTCGTCATGGAGCAGCTCACGGAATGCGCGCGGGCGAACGGTTTTTCGAAAGAACTCGTGAGACCCTGGCTCTCGGAGCTGCGAGAGAAAGAAAACGAGAAGCGCGAACGCATGAGGCCCGAGCTCGAGTCGGACGCCGTGCCCATCAACCCGCTCCGACTCTGTCACGAGATCGACCGGATGCTCGACCGGAACTCGATCGTCGTGGGCGACGGCGGGGATTTCGTCGCGACGGCGGCTTCCGTGCTCCGTATCTACCAGCAGGGGCACTGGCTCGACCCGGGACCGCTCGGCACGCTCGGAGTCGGTCCCGGCTACGCCATGGCGGCCAAGCTCGCCAAGCCCGAGAGCACGGTCGTGATCGTCTACGGAGACGGATCCTTCGGTCTCCACGGGCTCGAGTTCGAAGCCATGGTGCGGCAGAAGATTCCCGTCGTCGGCATCGTCGGGAACGACGCCGCCTGGATGCAGATCCTGCGGGGGCAGGTGCAGCTCTACGGCGAGGAGCGGGCCGTGGCCACGCGACTCGACTACACGCGGTACGACAGGGTCGTGGAAGCCCTCGGCGGGCACGGGGAGTACGTCGAGAGGCCCGACGAAATTCGCCCCGCGCTCGAACGTGCGTTCTCGGCCGGGAAGCCGGCGCTCGTGAACGTGAAGATCGGCCGGAGCGACTTCCGGAAGGACGCGATTTCCATCTGA